The following is a genomic window from Oncorhynchus masou masou isolate Uvic2021 chromosome 6, UVic_Omas_1.1, whole genome shotgun sequence.
tacacttgttgtattcggcgtatgtgacaaataacatttgatttgatgtatacTGTATTCTGTATTCTGGCAGTATTAAAATAAATTCAAAGTCTATGTCTGAATCGACAGGGTTAAAAGCAAGTTGATTACCTTGTATTCTCCACTTCACAGAATATACAGGTTCGTGTTCTTGGAGGAAAGACCTTCTGTTCGCGGGAGGGAAAGATAGTGATGGGGGAATTGAAGGACAACTTCCTCCTGGTGGATTTGGAGACCGTGGTTAATGGCAGCTACAGGTAAAGCAGCTAGGTGCTCTCCACAGTCTATAACGTATTACATACTCAGTTACCCTCTGACATCAAATAACAGCTTGTTATTATGTTCACGAGCTTCACATGGTCAGACGCCCACCTGCACCGGCAGCTGGTGACGGTGCTGAGTGGCCCCGTAGTGGAATCCTTCGACCGAGAGTTCCGGATCCTCTTTGCAGCCTCACTTCCAGTTCCAGACACATGGACGACCCCCAAGGCCCCAAGAGATGAGCCCCATCACCACTCAGTGCTCCTGGACCTCAACAACCGGCCCAAGTATTTCCCCATGGAGCCTATCAACAGCCCCCCTGCTCCCCCACCTGCGGACTACACCCTGGATTGGGAGGCCCTGGGCGTCATCCACAGAGGAAGTCCTGCCAATCAACACGGTGAACCCATGGACATGAATGTGAACATGGAGGAACCATTGCAGCATTTTACAGCAGTGAACAAAAAGGCACCTTTTGGGGAGGAGTTTTGTCTGAAGGAAGTTGATCACCTCACAACTACGCATGCATACGAGGGGAGGTATGTGTGATGAAACCAGAGGGATTGCCACAATGTGATTTCCATACCTGTTTTTATGCCACAGAAGGCCAGATTTCCTAACTATTTGAAACCAGTGAAAGGTTTTTGATCAGCGCGTGTACGGCGCTAAAGTGTACCAAAAGTCAGTTTCGTGTACTCAGGTTTGATCGTTTACCTTTCATTCCCTTCTAAACATGTGTCAACAGGTGCAAACATGGCCCTTGTGTCAACGCAGGCCCATATTGTTGTGAGCTTCGGGGTGTAGAAACCTTAGAACATATGAAGCCAGTCATAGAACGCACGTAATGTGTGATTGTATGTACTGTGAGCCACTGTCTTGATTGTATTTGCTCTCTGTGTCACCTTTATCTGTAATACTTTTTTCTTGTGGGGACAGTAGCAGTTTCTGTATGATTGGTGCTCAGGTCATTTTTGTTCTTTTCACGTTACAGAATATGGGCCAACAATGTCAATTCGGAGAGCGAAATTCAGCTGGATAATCAAACGACTTTTAAGTGAGTCCATTTTTGGGAAGTATGAGACTCATACGTGCTCGGTTTGCAATGTCATGGCATATCCTGAAGAAGAGAATGAGTTTTATTTAGAATAACTCTCCACAATACTTTGAGTAGCAATGTTATAACACCTGTCTGGTTTCGGATGATTTTGCAGCGGAGATTTACCCTCTAAGGAAGAGAACCAGCCGTCCGCTGAAACAGAAACCCAACACAGGTGTGTAAACGCTGTGATAATTGTGACTATAATTGTGATTGTGAATTAACTTTCAGAACTCCAATTAATTAAATGAATACATTACCATAGTAAACCTAGCCATACCCTGTCAGTAAATAGTACTAAAATCGAATTATTCTCTTGAAGGGTCCAACTCAAAACATATTGCATACACCTCTCTAAACAGAGGAGCTCTGAAGTTGATGAGAAAGAGTCTGTGGGGCCCAGTGAAAACAAAATGGAGACAGGCTCACGAGAAGAAGCTGTGGGCTTTCCctccagagagagaagagatcgTCCAACTAGAAGGGAAGATGTTATGGCAGAGGAGTTAGGCACAGAGGCAACTGAATCTAGAGTCAACTCTGGTGCTGATAGCCCCTCTATATCTAGGGTGAGCCTCTGGTTTATAAATATACATACAGTCCCACTGCTACTGATTCATCCTGTATGGAAATACGAATCTGTCTCATTTGGAGTACAATAAAATCAAATACTGTTAGATGTTAAAGGACAGAGTGTGGACAGTGAATGTTTGCCTTTCTCTTATGCAGAGACCTCTGATATTGAAGGTGCCTCAAAGTGAAAGCTTCAGCTCTTTGAGTGATATCATGAGGAGGCTGCGGCCTCGTCAGAGCTCTTCAACCCAGCTAAGGAGGGGTGCTAAGACCACCGTGTCAGAACTCAGCAGTTCCATGATGGACCTGAGTGTGATGCATACAGACCCAGGCTTTAAAGAGAAGGGACCATCAGTACCACAAGCCAGTGTAAGTGTAAGGATTTAGGATTTATGTCACACcctcactgtatgtatgtatgtatgtatgtatgtatgtatgtatgtatgtatgtatgtatgtatgtatgtatgtatgtatgtatgtatgtatgtatgtatgtatgtatgtatgtatgtatgtatgtatgtgtgtgtgtgtgtgtgtgtgtgagagagagcaagataaaAATAAGACCATCTACTGAGACATTCCCTGGTTTTCTCTTTTTCCGACAGTACTTTTCTGACCCTATTCGAATGACCCCAGCCTTCGCCCTGATGAGGAAGAGGAATGATGAGTTTAAAACAGGGATCCTTAGGCCTCCCAAAACCTTTCTGCCTCCTACCACCAGGCCTCGCACTGGCAGCGTTGGACTCCAGAGGGACTGGAGAAGGCCACAGAGTGACTGGGATCTAGGGAAGGAGGATAGAAAGTGATTGAGTGAAGAGGATGGAAGAGAACGGGGAAATGTCACGATGCGAATGGGACAGACAATGGTAGCTGCATTGAGAGCAGAGTCTAGTGTTGAATCACACAGACAAAATTGATGTGCAACTTCAGTGAAAATGCTTACTGTATTTACCTGGAAGATGAGGCAGGGAAGCCATCTGTTAATGACAGTAGTttgaaatgtattgtaatgtaatgtaacgtaATGGATGTGACCAATGTAAACTCAGTTGATCATCTCTCATAATACCGACGTTGTAGGTCCTACAAGATGGTAAAATGCTCAGCAGAACAAATCTAAACAGCCACAGTATTCATGGTTTCAGGCCCCACACAAATGTATACATACAGGTCGATGACTAGAACAATAGATTTCTTGACATATTCATTTGTTTCTTATGGAATATTGGATTAGGACTGTTTTTCATTATATGTCAAACTGAATAAAATAACCTTTCATAATGTTAATTCACACAGGTTGATCTGTTTAATATAACTTTCAATCCTATAATATTTTGTTTATTATCATGATTAACTATGTCTCTGTCCTCGCAAATATACTATATTGTATAGTCCAGGGAAgacaaaaaacaaacatattttccatggtatatacagtatatccctTTCAGCCAAATAGTCATATTCTGGTTCAGTCGCCAGATGGCAGTAGTATTACGAGTATGTTCACGATATCCACAATGTGGGGATTCAGTTCCTCTGTAGAGAACACTCAGACAGTGTTCTTTACCaggaggaaggtgggagatgaggtATGCTTGAGGTCATATGAAAGAAACTTGGAAAGTGGTGGGGGCCTTCAGGTCCCTTGGGGCAAACTTTGACACTAGACTGACCTGGGCAGAACACATTGAGACAGTGGTGGGAAGGAGTAAGAATGTACTAAATGTGATGCGCTGTCTGACGGGGAAGGAGTGGGGGGCTGGTCGTTCCTCATTGAGGACCATGTATGTTGCATTGATCCGATCTGTAGTAGACGATGGCAGTATAGCATCTGGTTCAGCAGCCTGGACCTCATTGGAAAGGCTAGATGTCATACAGGGGCAAGGACTCAGGATATGTAGTGGAGTGTTTCGGACCTCCCCAGTGGCTGCGCtacagggggagatgggggatatGCCATTTCAGATTAGGAGACAGCAGCTGGCACTGAATTATTGGATCAACCTACAGGGACATGGGGTGTCTCATCCTGCGAAAGGGATTTCACAGGCATGCTGGGAACACAGGCGAAGACAGAACGCTTTAGCTGGGTGGGTAATATCTAGGCGAGGGAGATGGGACTGCATGGGAGGGAGTTTAGTCCAACGGTAGCTACTCCTGTAAATCCACCATGGCTACTCCAGCCTCCAGTAGTTGATCTAGAAGTCAAGAAatatagggagggtgttgatccatctgatTTGTTTAAGAGGCGTCTGGAAACTGTGTATCAGGATTTTGTGGTAATTTACACAATGGTTCAAAAAATCCAAGGACAAGACGTACTGGGTCAGGATTTGTAGTGCAGGAACATGGGGTGGCAGTCAGGAAATGTATTACAGATCATCTGGCtgagggcagggtagcctagtggttagagcgttgggctagtaaccagaaggttgcgagttcaaacccctgagctgccaaggtacaaatctgtcattctgcccctgaacaggcagttaacccactgttcccaggccgtcattgaaaataagaatttgttcttaactgacttgcctggttaaataaaggtaaaattaaaaaaaatatacggCAGAGCCGTGTTGATGAGTCTCCAGTCCTTTAGGTCACGTAGCAGACAAGACCTGCTGTATGAGGTGCTACAAACCCATGGCAGGATTAGACAGATGGGCATACAGATAAGTTTTACTTGGGTCCCAGCCCATGTGGGGGTGGAGGGGAACGAGTCAGCTGATATACTGGCTAAACAAGCACTTAGTAGTGAGGATGTTGATGTTGTAGTTTTAATGAGCAAGGCAGAGGCAAAAagcctgatatggacagtgatggtgCAGAGATAGCAGGAGCAGTGGAATAGAGATACTAAGTGCAGGCATTTATTTCAAGTACAGAGAAAAGTCGGGAAGGGGAGGATGGCAGGAAGGGACATAAGAGAGTAGGCTATTTTTACAAGATTAAGGGTGGGACACAGCCAGTTGAATAAGACCTTAAATGTGATAGGAAAGCATCCAACAGGAAAGTGTGATTATTGCCAGGAAGCAGAGACTGTGGAGCTGGTATTGCTACAGTGTGGGGAgaatcagagggaaagagagaggctgacatCTAgtatgaggaagaagaggatacaGGAAATAAGTTCAGAGTAGATTGAGTGGAACTTCATTAAATATAGTTTCAAATATTTTGTCATATTATTTTAAGAGCAACGGGGCTGGCTGGAAGAATTTAgctttccctctctctggcccactccagtacagtaggtggcggtaacgCACCATAACGTCTCACTAGAACATCTTTGATACCGTTGGATGACAAACGCTTATAAACCCCACcgaagaagaggaagaaaacaACCCGGAAGCACGTGGAAAGAAAACAGAAAATGCGAGGTTGCTCGGAGTTGCAAACGATTATATGTCAATTTATCGTTTGTTGAGTCACCGGAATAGAGACAGCATTTTTTGGAAGATCACATTTCTAGGCAACAGAAAAAGTTATCCCACTAGTAagatagctagcaagctaacgttactCTACTGAGCTTCTCAACATGGTTCGGGCTCTAAGGTACGTTAGCGAGATTTCTTTGTATAAACAGTTATATGCTAGACATTTGACCTTTAAATTGTCATATGAGATGCTAAGATTGTAGTCTTTATGATGTCCAGGGCACTGTTTTTCAAAAGTTATCTATATGTCGATCGAATACGATCAAATGCATATGAATAGAACGGAAGTTACCGTTCAAGTACATGTTTCGTCCGTTCTATTCATTCAATATCTGTGCATTTATTTAATCATATCAGAGAGGCGAAATCCAAATATATTACTTTCGAAAAACTGGGCCCTGGCTTGGATGTGACAACTTAAACCCCCTGCTCCACTCAGAACCAAACGCGCCCCTCCGGTGAAGAAGACGGAACAGTTTGACGAAGATGACCCTAAAGCATACAAGGACATGCCTGTCCCAGATAAGGTACAGTCTATATATGTTATGGAGAAGCTTGTGTGACTAGAAGTGTGATTAACTTCACATGTTATCAACATCTGCACAATGTTGATGGGCAACTATGCTTATGGAGCTTGTCCCTTACTTGACCAAGAGTTGTTTGTCATTGTTGCTGTTGACCGATTTTTGAAAGTTTCCGTTCAACCTCCTTTCAACGTACAATCTTTTTAAGAGATCCTCGCAGTATACGAAGGACAAGGTCGACGAGTTCCACGATGACAAAATCTCAGTGAGTCTCCCATCTGTATATTTGAAGAGTTCAACTTCTTAACCCTGGTTTTCTTTTTAACCCTACTCCGTCTTAATGTTGCGTATGTTTGCCACTATAGAAACTCATGGCACGTGGTGTTCAGATGGACAGTGACCAGGAAGATGGTGATGACGAGGTGAGTCAAAGGCCAACAACTGTAGGTGAGCAGTATCTAATAGAGCAGAACTTGAATGACTTACCCATGCAAAAGTCACATTGAGCCGATGAGTGTCGTGTGGTTTGCAGGAGGAAGTGATGGCTCTGGACCTCACTGACtcagaggatgatgatgatgaagaggaggaggaagaagaggctgATATGGACAGTGATCTGGAGGGGAAGAAGGATGATTGTAATTATACAGCCCATTGTCAACCTACTATAGCAGTTTTTGTACCCACTCAACTATTaacctgtttttttttctgcGTGTGTATTTAGCTGAATTAACATATTAAATGTGGTTGTTTTCTTCTAGATCTCCCCAATGATATGGCATGGGGAAACAGGAAGAAGATGTTCTATGACTCTGACTATGTGGCTGCCAGTGAGTATTTCACATTTTATTCATTAATATTATTGAGATCCGTTACCTGTTGTCTTTTATGATTCCTGAATGTTTATATCTGGTTGATGTAGTTACGTTTGTTCGACGTAGGCTGATTCCTTGAAACAACTtgcttttttgtttgttgcagaGGGGAAGTCTCAGCAAGACGCAGAGGCagaggatgaagaggaagaggaagaagcaAAGAATATTCAGAGACGATTGGCTGCCGATCTTAGCGAGGAGGACTATGATCTTAACCTCCTTCAGGTATACATTATCAGCAACaaagtatacagttgaagttggatgtttacatacacttaggttggagtcattaaaactcgtttttcaaccactccacaagtttcttgttaagaaactatagttttggcaagtcggttaggacatctactttgtgcatgacacaattcatctttccaacaactgtttacagatttcatttataattcactgtgtcacaattccagtgggtcagacgtttacctacactaagttgactgtgcctttaaacagcttggaaaattccagaaaatggtgtcatggctttaggagcttctgataggctacagtggggcaaaaaagtatttagtcagtcaccaattgtgcaagttctcccacttaaaaagatgagacctgtcattttcatcataggtacacttcaactatgacagacaaaattagaagaaaaaaatccagaaaatcacattgtaggacttttaatgaatttatttgcaaattatggtggaaagtaagtatttggtcacctacaaacaagcaagatttctggctctcacagacctgtaactgcttctttaagaggctcctctgtactccactcgttacctgtgttAATGTCACctttttgaacttgttatcagtataaaagacacctgtccacaacctcaaacagtcacactccaaactccactatggccaagaccaaagagctgtgaaaggacaccagaaacaaaattgtagacctgcaccaggctgggaagactgaatctgcaa
Proteins encoded in this region:
- the fam83e gene encoding protein FAM83D isoform X1; this translates as MSNSQEQSLNKDVIFLPMSESSPEYLHCERERYALERLLSAGPEAFYTTLSAEHLVPFLSPEEVNQISGRVKDYHSSYEELEGAEEGGNSGVQDFSARYFPTHSDIPAPCLELGWPEGVTWVGMGRAMVYTSPPADEQPPVREIIRRLLQGASKVVAMVTDRLTDSTVIGDLRTIASRGVPVYIVLNQRSSQENLPPHRLRHPNIQVRVLGGKTFCSREGKIVMGELKDNFLLVDLETVVNGSYSFTWSDAHLHRQLVTVLSGPVVESFDREFRILFAASLPVPDTWTTPKAPRDEPHHHSVLLDLNNRPKYFPMEPINSPPAPPPADYTLDWEALGVIHRGSPANQHGEPMDMNVNMEEPLQHFTAVNKKAPFGEEFCLKEVDHLTTTHAYEGRIWANNVNSESEIQLDNQTTFNGDLPSKEENQPSAETETQHRVQLKTYCIHLSKQRSSEVDEKESVGPSENKMETGSREEAVGFPSRERRDRPTRREDVMAEELGTEATESRVNSGADSPSISRRPLILKVPQSESFSSLSDIMRRLRPRQSSSTQLRRGAKTTVSELSSSMMDLSVMHTDPGFKEKGPSVPQASYFSDPIRMTPAFALMRKRNDEFKTGILRPPKTFLPPTTRPRTGSVGLQRDWRRPQSDWDLGKEDRK
- the fam83e gene encoding uncharacterized protein fam83e isoform X2 gives rise to the protein MRSWRGLRRVATQVCKTSPPGTSPPTQTSLHRAWSWAGLRGSPGWEWDVPWSTPAHLQMNNLLSERSSEDYCRGLARVSAVQVVAMVTDRLTDSTVIGDLRTIASRGVPVYIVLNQRSSQENLPPHRLRHPNIQVRVLGGKTFCSREGKIVMGELKDNFLLVDLETVVNGSYSFTWSDAHLHRQLVTVLSGPVVESFDREFRILFAASLPVPDTWTTPKAPRDEPHHHSVLLDLNNRPKYFPMEPINSPPAPPPADYTLDWEALGVIHRGSPANQHGEPMDMNVNMEEPLQHFTAVNKKAPFGEEFCLKEVDHLTTTHAYEGRIWANNVNSESEIQLDNQTTFNGDLPSKEENQPSAETETQHRVQLKTYCIHLSKQRSSEVDEKESVGPSENKMETGSREEAVGFPSRERRDRPTRREDVMAEELGTEATESRVNSGADSPSISRRPLILKVPQSESFSSLSDIMRRLRPRQSSSTQLRRGAKTTVSELSSSMMDLSVMHTDPGFKEKGPSVPQASYFSDPIRMTPAFALMRKRNDEFKTGILRPPKTFLPPTTRPRTGSVGLQRDWRRPQSDWDLGKEDRK